ACTGACCGACCCCCACACCGGATCTACTGACCGACCCCCACACCAGATCTACAGTCAGGACACTGACCGACCCCCACACCGGATCTACTGACCGACCCCCACACCGGATCTACAGTCAGAACATGGTTCCCAGTTCCCAGAGTTTCAGCATCGTCTTCATCCTCTATGGAGTTGTGGTATAGAttttattcatacatttttttttaaacatttttactttttgtattttttttcttgcGATTTTTTCATTttaatagatttttttaaattgtttattttatttttaaaatgaaGGAAGATGACCACCCACCTGTCGCCCTCCTAAAGCCTGTAAACAAGAGGCCGTCTCCATAACAACCGGACCACGTCGCCATATCAACCGGACCACGTCCCCATAACAACCGGAGGCCGTCCCCATAACAACCGGAGGCCGTCCCCATAACAACCGGAGGCCGTCCCCATAACAACATGTTCTGCGTCTGTTGTCAAAGTCGTCCCCCCCACCCGTCTGGCAGGGCGGGACTCTAGTCACAGCGGAGAGTGGATACAGTCCTTTACGCTGCACAGCTTCACCATCTTTAGTTTTAAAAACACAACATCGGTGCAATACTTCTTTAAACATCATCAAATAATCCTAAATTAGCATTTCTATATGTTAAACTGGTTTCTCCACAAAACCACTGGAAGGTATTTGTGCCAAGGCAGAGAGGagagcgcgcgcacacacacacacacacacacacacacacacacacacacacacacacacacacacacacacacacacacacacacacacacacagtaagaacGTCCTTGAGTAAACAGCTACACTGGAACTGGCAGCCCCCCTCTGTATTGCAGATTAAACACTGAGAAAAAACCATTTCAGTGCAAAgtgagaacaacaacaacaaagaagctCGTAACTCCAACATGGTCGGCAAAAACAAAACGActaaataaaaaacacaaatgATTGGAATTCCAAGAACATgatgaaataagcttttttgtttgtttaggtTTATAGTTTGTCGTCGTCAGAAGAAGCACTACCTGGAAAAAGCATAAGGCGTTGACTGTCCTTCACATTATGGCGTGATTCAAGTATACCAACTGATATGTGTGTTTTCTGGGGGCGAAAAAACAACGTGGATTTATGTGCAGGGAAAAAAACGTTACGTATTTTCCACagggtgaccccccccccccacttcctgTACGTATTTTCCACagggtgaccccccccccctccacttcCTGTACGTATTTTCCACagggtgacccccccccccccccacttcctgTACGTATTTTCCACagggtgacccccccccccccaccacttcCTGTACGTATTTTCCACAGGGTGACCCCCCTCTCACTTCCTGTACGTATTTTCCACAGGGTgaccccccccactccccccccccccccacttcctgTACGTATTTTCCACagggtgacccccccccccccacttcctgTACGTATTTTCCACAGGGTGACCCCCCCCCTCCACTTCCTGTACGTATTTTCCACAgggtgacccccccccctccacttcCTGTACGTATTTTCCACAGGGTGACCCCCCCTCCTATATATTTGTAAGTGAGAAGGAGACCAACTAGTGACATTGTGTTATTTACCAAgtctctttttttgttttgttttttggtcTTCGACTTTCTTTTCTTTGTGTTTGAGACGGCGGCGATAACGATTCTAGACTCGTCCGTCTGTCGTCACGCTGTCCAGCGTTTGACTGAGGCGGGGCTTTACATGGAGTCCCCGCCCCCTGTCAGGTGATCCACGGGGAGGAAGGAGCTGATTGGAGAAGGGCTGTTGATCCTGCCGCCCTCGCTGGCGCCCCATAGGCTAGTGGAATAGTTCAACCCGCCCCAAAGGGAGGAGCTATGGAGGTCGCTGACGTTCCATTGACTGGGCTCCGGGGCGCGGCTGGGGAAGGGGTGGGAACCCTCCAAGGCTCCGCCCATTCGGCTCTGAGAGGAGCCAATGGCCTGCCAGCCCGGGGAGGCAGCGGCCAATGACTGACCTTGTGCAAAGAAACGGTTGATTTCCTCCTCACTGGCAAACTCAGCCAGAATGGTAGTGTTCCCTAGTACAcacctgaggagagagaagagagggagatgaagaggacagagaagagatgacagagagagagaagagagggagatgaagaggacagagaagagatgacagagagagagaagagagggagatgaagaggacagagagagagagagggatgaataggacagagagagagagagagagagagagagggagatgaagaggacagagaagagagggagatgaagaggacagagaagagagggagatgaagaggacagagaagagagggagatgaagaggacagagaagagagggagatgaagagagagagaggagaggacagagagagaagagaggacagagaagaggagagggatgaagaggacagagagagagatgaataggacagagaagaggagatggatGAAGAGGAGAGGGATGAATAGGAGGAGGgagttgcatgtgtgtgtataattGTCTTACATGTGCAGACTCTTCTGTGCCTTGGCTGCCTCGTCCTTGGAGCTGTAACATACGACAGCATTGCCgtgaggcaggttgaggtggaaTGTAATCAGAGGACCGTGTTGCATACAGAGAGTCCTCAGAGTAGAACCATCCatctggggagaggagggaggagaggggagggaggagaggggggggaggagagggggggaggagaagggaggggagggaggagaggggagagggaggagagaggaggggagggaagggaggagagaggaggggagaggaggggaggggaggagaggggaggggaggagaggggaggagaggggaggagaggggagggaggagaggggagagagaagagagagggaggagaggggagagagaagagagagggaggagaggggagagagaagagggagggaggaggagagagaggaggggagggaggagggggaggagagggaggagagggaggagagagatgagagggaggaggggagggagggaggaggagagggagggaggagaggaggggagagagga
The genomic region above belongs to Salvelinus namaycush isolate Seneca unplaced genomic scaffold, SaNama_1.0 Scaffold3710, whole genome shotgun sequence and contains:
- the LOC120040671 gene encoding trinucleotide repeat-containing gene 6A protein-like translates to MDGSTLRTLCMQHGPLITFHLNLPHGNAVVCYSSKDEAAKAQKSLHMCVLGNTTILAEFASEEEINRFFAQGQSLAAASPGWQAIGSSQSRMGGALEGSHPFPSRAPEPSQWNVSDLHSSSLWGGLNYSTSLWGASEGGRINSPSPISSFLPVDHLTGGGDSM